A single region of the Salvia miltiorrhiza cultivar Shanhuang (shh) chromosome 8, IMPLAD_Smil_shh, whole genome shotgun sequence genome encodes:
- the LOC130998383 gene encoding GDSL esterase/lipase At5g03810-like, which translates to MNDLNSGPRSRILDINVLPLGQHMHTDDVGNNNNLDTLIKANFLPYGRDYVTHAPTGRFCNGKLATDFTAEYLGFSSYPPAYLSHEATGNKVLTGVNFASAASGYYDRTAQLYRAVTLTRQLQNYKEWQSKVVNMVGRSKADDIFSGGIHLLSAGSSDFIQNYYINPFLNRLYSPDNFSNILLKSYSSFIQNLYKLGVRRIGVTSLPPAGCLPAAITLFGGGGNECVARLNNDAVAFNHKLNSTSQNLKASLPGLKLVVFDIYQPLLDLISNPSDAGFLEARRACCGTGTVETSILCNAGSMGTCSNATQYVFWDGFHPSQAANEKLAQALLEQGFDLIS; encoded by the exons ATGAATGACTTGAATTCAGGACCTCGGAGTCGGATCTTAGACATTAACGTCctaccgctaggccaacacatGCACACGG ATGATGTCGGAAACAACAACAACTTGGATACGTTAATCAAAGCAAACTTCCTTCCTTATGGAAGAGATTATGTCACCCATGCCCCTACTGGAAGGTTCTGCAACGGCAAGCTCGCCACTGACTTCACTG CTGAGTACTTGGGCTTCAGCTCGTATCCGCCGGCGTACCTCAGCCATGAAGCCACAGGGAATAAGGTCCTCACCGGCGTCAACTTCGCGTCGGCTGCTTCCGGCTACTATGACAGAACAGCCCAGCTATAT AGGGCTGTAACATTGACGCGGCAGCTGCAAAACTACAAGGAGTGGCAGAGCAAGGTGGTGAACATGGTGGGAAGGAGCAAAGCCGACGACATATTCTCAGGCGGAATCCACCTCCTGAGCGCAGGGAGCAGTGATTTCATACAGAATTACTACATCAATCCCTTCCTCAACAGACTCTACTCTCCCGACAACTTCTCCAACATCCTGTTGAAATCCTACTCTTCCTTCATACAGAATCTGTACAAACTCGGAGTGCGAAGAATCGGAGTCACGAGTCTACCACCGGCGGGATGCCTGCCGGCGGCAATAACCTTATTCGGGGGAGGAGGCAATGAGTGCGTGGCGAGGCTCAACAACGACGCCGTTGCCTTTAACCACAAATTGAACTCCACCTCTCAGAATCTCAAGGCCAGCTTGCCTGGCCTCAAACTCGTGGTCTTCGACATCTACCAGCCTCTGCTAGACTTGATTTCCAACCCCAGCGACGCTG GATTCCTTGAAGCGAGGAGAGCATGTTGTGGAACAGGTACGGTTGAAACATCGATTCTGTGCAACGCAGGATCGATGGGGACATGCTCGAACGCGACGCAGTATGTGTTCTGGGATGGGTTTCACCCCTCCCAAGCAGCTAATGAGAAATTGGCACAGGCTCTTCTGGAACAGGGATTTGACCTTATATCTTAA